The following is a genomic window from Sphaerodactylus townsendi isolate TG3544 linkage group LG16, MPM_Stown_v2.3, whole genome shotgun sequence.
ttattgtttaatcAGGTTAAGCATGTGGCACAGCTGTTTCCTTTAAACATCTCTGCATATGAAAACAATAATTAAATGTGTGCAGAAGTAGCACTTTGCAAGTGTTCAAAGCGCTTACCACGAGTCAACAACCCTATAATAATAGGGAAGTATTAATTGAATACTGAAGGGGAGACACTTGGCATACATTTTCGCACTGAAATGAAAACAGACTTCCAATATGTGACACTCTCTCTCAAAAAGAAATGTGTGACTCTCTGTCAAGCCTTTCCTACCCACCCTGATGCAGGCATCGCTTGTACCATAAAGACAACATTATTATCTTTTCTGTTTTTGCCTGCAGGACAGATCATTCCTTGTATGTGAGCATGAGTGAAACAGCCTCCCGGACCATCCGCTTGGAATTTAATGTAGGTCTGAGGCCACCACCCTTCACCTAGGTGCCCGTTTGTGGGCAAACAGTGCCATTTGCTGACTTTTGATACTGCCTTGCAGATAACCGGAAAAAACCCATACGGGGCGCCGCTCGAGTTGCAGGTCTGGGTCCCAGCCCTCGTCACTAACCACCAGATCATCCATGTGAAGGACGCAACTGGAACTCAGGTAACGCTTTCCATCTTGCGTAGGCTCCTTCTGGCTTTGAATAGAAGAAATTGCTGCAGTAGTTGGGTGATTGCTACCTATGGGCCAGGGAATGCCTTTGTACTGACATACCTGGGCTCTTCAGCCGCGGTCTGCTCTAACCGGTGTCCCTTTGggcaggtagaagaagagttggatttatatccccactttctctcctgtaaggagactcaaaggggcttacaaactcctttcccttcccccccctcacaacaaccaccctgtgaggtaggtgggactgagagagcttagaagaactgtgactagcccaaggtcacccaactgaggtgtgttgggagtgcacaggctaatctgaattccccagataagcctccacagctcaaatggcagaacagggaatcaaacccggttcctccagattagagtacacctgctcttaaccactgcgccactgggGTATCTTTCTGAATGCCCCCTCTTCCTGTCATCCCATGGCTCTCTCCTCCTGCTTTCACCTAGGAATGGGCTTTACAGCTCTTGCTCATGGGCAACAGtgttacttcacagggtttttaaacatgaaaaacaaaacacaggccTTAGAGACATGGGACTCCGGTCACAACCACACAATCTGCCCGCAGATGTCActcacatgttgcatgaaatcAGCATTGCAAATAAATCTACAAGGTTAGTAGTTCAGAAAATTGCTTGACAGGAAATCTGTGACCTTAAAACTCTCCACTTTTGGCAGACGTATCCCCTCCCTGAAGGAAATTATTGGCAAGGTAAGAGAAGACCTCCTTCCTTCTGCAGCTTTCACTGAAACGCTTGCTGGCCCATGCTAGTTCAGGGAATTGCCACAACCCCACCTTACCCCTGGAGTTGTGGCTTTTAAAATCCTTGATGGCCACAGCAGCTTAGAAGGACACAGTGACATGGGGCAGGGAGGCTGTCTGACCTCTTGTCCAAAAGTACATGCTATAGCAGGCATACACCAATTGAAGGAAACACAGCCACCAAATGTCCACGTGCATTGTGACAGCACAAGCCCAGGCTAGTGTGATCCGTCCTTGCTACCACATTTAGTTAACACTATTTCCCCATAGTGGGCCTTATAAGACATACTGCAATGTGCCCAGGAAAGATAAcaaaaccagtaaaaaaaaattaacacacctGCAGAGCACACAGAAGGATCCCTGAGTCTTAAAACTCTAACTAGTGCAGTACTGAGCAGCAGTAACAACGTTATTTGTATAAACCAAATATTTGGTATAAATCAAAATAGATTATCTAGTTTTTTTTAAGATAGGTTAAGCATCAAACAAATCATGATTTGTCACGTTTAATGCTCTAAGATTTGAAGCGATAGATACTTTAGTAAGTTGCAATAGTATTTTATTATGAGATAAACCTTTGACtagaaaacaaaacatattttttcaGTTAATTGAACGCAAAGTTACCTTCGTAAGCACACAGGCTGAAATCAAACAATAACCTGAACCAATCAAACTAGGAAATAAAAAAGTTCCTTTCCTGCTGTTTATTCAGTATATCCTCTACTACTttatacataaaaatataattgCTGTATTTGCTATTGTGGGTTTACAAAACACTTCCTGTGGTGCTGTGTTTCCTCCAGCCCACCTCAACTCAGCGGAAGAAGGTGCTTGAGTTTAACAGCTCTGTGGCAGAGCAGAAGCTGAGAACCCCTTTAGAGAACaactccagctgtttctgcacctGCCTCATGGAGGAAGATGTGGGCTTCTTCCTGTAAGACACCTCTTTCAAAAGCTTATCTGTCAGGTAGTGAAGCCACAGGATATTGCTGTGGGGAAAATAATCAGCCCAACCGTTCAAGTTCTCCTCTCTCATTTGCCTGTAAATGTCAAACTGGTAGTCCCCTCTCCCTTGGAAGACCTCTTCGTCAGCGGAGAGGTCGCAGTACACCGTGAGGCCATCTTTCTCCAGCCGGGAGAAGGTATAGTCGATAATGTTCACAAGGACTCCGTGAGTGGGAAGGGTGCGGCTTTCCCCTTTCAGCTTGAAACTCAGCTCCCGCAAGGTGGTTCTCTTGATCAGCACGTTCCCCCAGTGCAGATCCCGGTGCTCAAATTGCAACGCTTCCTCTGCCACCGCCAAAGAAGcagtgacctggtgcaaaatgctTTTAGCGACTAACACAGAGTTCAGCTGCCGGTTCCTCATGTTCTCCAGGTCGGTGCCGCCAAACTCAAACTCCAGGACCATGAAGAGTTGCTGGTCTCCAAAGAAATCTGGCCTGTCGTTTTCAGACTGTCTCCGCCTGTCGTAGTCATCCCAGGCTTTCAGGAGACGCTCGGGGTAGGCTCCTCGCACGCAGTGCGCAGAATGCAAGCTGATAAACCCAGCCGTTTGGTTCTCCTCCTCTTCAGCCAAAAGACTGAGTTCTTTTGAAATGATGATCTCTGGCAAGATCTCGCTGAAAGTCTTCTGAGCTTCTCCGTTGACTTTGGCGCTCCCTTCGATGGGAATGATTTTCAAAGCCACGGCTCCCTTCTCGCCATCTGTTTTGAAAACTTCCCCAAAGACCCCCTCGCCAATTTTCTCACATTTTCGCATTCTGTCCTGGGGGATACACTCCTCAAAGGAGACGGGGGCTTCCTGTTGGCACTCCCCATACACTTTTTCCGCATCAGTCAGCATCACCTCTGCGACAGAAGAGGAGTTCATGGACGACAGCAGAACCATGGAAGAGGAAGGGCAAATCGAATAGCCAAGTTTTCGAGTGAAAGGGGTGTTGGGTGGCCCCGCAGGGAGGGATCTGGCTGAGGAAGTGCTCAGCTTGCTGCTGTTCAAACTTTCGGCTTCGGacagaattttctttttcttgtggAGGGAAAGAGAGGCTCGGATCCTGCGCCACAAGGTGCAGTTTGTTACCGGGGAGCCATCCAAAAACGAAGAGGGAACAAGGTCGTCTTCCGTCTCGTTCCATTTCGGACGATCCTGAAGGAGGGGGATGTCGGCCTGTTTTTTCCACCCCGTGTTTTTCTTGCGCCGGCCCTGCCCGGGTTTTCCTCGTTGGCCCCACCTTCTGGAACTGAATCCGCTGATACAGGCTTTCTTCCCAGTGGTTCCCCCACCACAGGTGGGGATCACTTGATTGCTGGGGTCAGACAGTCCAGGAATGGCACAGGGGGACTCTGACTCCAAGGCACAGTCTTTTTCCTGCGAACGACCCACTGCTTGTTTTCCAGAGCTCTTAGCAGCCAACCAGTTGGGCACCACTCGATTGTCGAGAATCACAACAGGCTGCAGGCGAGGGCTGTTTTCGGGCAGGCTGAAGTCACTCCCGTCGTCTGAGAGAACCCCATTGATTTCATCTGCTCTTTTATATGGTGTCGCGTCCACTTGAACGGACATCCTCTGCCTCTTGTGCTCAAGAGGCTCTGTGCCCTTTGGCAAAGAGAGGGCAACCTTTCCATCACACACGTGAACCTGTAACTGGAAAGCTCCCTGGAGAGATCTCTGGGGTGGCGTGTGGGTCTTTGGCGTCACCGGCAGCTTTGGGGAATGGTCCCCATCGACATCTCGAAGACGCCCACTTGGAGGAGACACAGCGTTATTGGAAGGCACTGCGAGGCCTCCCCAGTCCCTGAGCGGAGGTGCTGCGCTGTCACAGAGGCCACCTGACGGCAAGGCAAACTGGCTTCGAAAGGGCAGGCAAGAAGATGGTGGGCGATCCGCCTCGGAAGTTGGCATGGCCGCAGCTCGCACTTGAGGACTCAGATAAGGGGGCTCGTGGAGCAGGCTCCCGGCGTCTCCGTGcgagaagagctccaagctgccTGCGGTGGCCTGCATGTGCGCATCGCTGTCCATAGTCACCAAGCTCAGGTTGGGCAGCCCATGGCCAGGGGTGCCGCGGTTCTCCCTGAGGACGTCTGGTGGGCTAGAAGGGCTGCAGCAGAGGCAGGAGGAGGACGCAgagctcccctccaccacctccaGGGGTCTCTGCGGGGTGCTGCACCCTAAGGGAGGCCGCAGCCGAAGGCCAGCTCGCCGGGGGCGCCGGGTGACGTTCTTGCACAGCGGGGTGGAGGGCAGGCGGCAGGCCCGGCCCCCCCTCCTCTTGGCCGGGGCGCGGTTCTCCTTGGCCCCCTGCTGGGCCCTCCTGCGGGGCGGGCTGCGAACCTCGTCGAGGGAGGAGGCCGAGGAGCTGCTGAAGAAGTGCCGCGGGTCGACCAGGGGCGAGatccagggcggggcggggcacacgCGCCTCAGTCCGGCCTGGCCGCCGCCCGCCTTCCGCCCGAGGCCCCGCTGCCCGGCGTAGGTCCTCAGCAGCCGCGGCCGGCGCCTCTCCATCCGGAGGGGACGGGGGCGCGGGCCGGAAGCggacaggcgggcgggcgggcctcACTTCTCCTTTCCTCAACCGCTCGAAGCCCGCGCGCGTTGCCTCCACCGGCGGGCCGCCGCCATTTCAAACACGGCTCTCGCGAGAACAGGCTCGTTGAGCGAGACTTAGCGGGAGCGGCGGCGAGAGGGGACTTGTTGgcgcgcgggggtggggggtgggggtggggtctcgACCCGTCAGTCAGCCACCGCGTTCAGCCAATTGCAGGCGACGGGAGGAGGGACGGGGGAGGAGGCGTTTGATCTTTGCGTCACCGTTATAGAGTTAAGCATGAAAAAGGGAAGAGAGCCTCTTGACTTCCGGTTGGAGTGGGAGGGCGTCCCCTCAGAGCCTCTCGGCCGCCATCTTAGGGGCTAGAGAAGAATGtccaaaggaagagagagaaattggaATGCCTGGAAGGAATATAAGAAGGGCAGACTGTTCACCTcctcttccttgttttttttttatttgcagcatttagcctAATCACTTCACACATTGTAATACTCCTTACAGTGAAATgatccctgcaaggtaggccagtatTTCGGCACTATAAGACTGGATTGTTTTTCCCCATGGCCTTTCTAATGCATTGTGGGTGAAATAGATGTTCTAATCTGAAATAGATGTTCTAATTCAGTGTTACGAATGCCAGTTATCCTGGACACTGAAGAGTGTTTGGAATATCTAAACACAGAAGAGTGTTCACATTACTGTGGTGGGGTTGCTTTTCCCTCACCTGTATTAGACAGGAGATATAAGAAAATCCCTTTAgttcggtgctgtgtggtttccgggctgtatggccgtgttctagcagcattctctcctgacgtttcgcctgcatctgtggctggcatcttcagaggatctgatgttgggaaagcaagtagagtatatataaaGTGGATGCTTTCCCAACATCgtctctgaagataccaaccacAGGCTCTGGCaatcaggaaaaaatactactaAACAATTTGCTccaatctgaagatgccagccacagatgcagagcgaAGCGTCAGAAGGAGAGGAAATATACTGCTAGAACCAAGCCAGACAGCCGGAAACCACagctcaaatcctctgaagatgccagccacagatgcaggcgaagcgtcaggagagaatgctgccaggctgaccagacagcccgaaaccacacggCCGTCCTCTGAGATtacccagccacagatgcaggcgaagcgtcaggagaggaATGCTGCTGGAACCACCTGACCagacagcccgggaaacccacacagctcagatcctctgaagataccaaccaGTCTGGCAACGTCTGCTAATTCTGGCTTCGAGCTCTAtcaaatctgaagatgccagccacagatgcaggcagagcgatcaggagagaatgctgctagaacacggccagacagcccggaaaccacacagctcaaatcctctgaagatgccagccacagatgcaggcgaaacgtcaggagagaatgctgctagaacacggccagacagcccggaaaccacacagctcaaatcctctgaagatgccagccacagatgcaggcgaaacgtcaggagagaatgctgctagaacacggccagacagcccggaaaccacacagctcatcctcacagaagatgccagccacagatgcagagcgtCAGGAAGAACTGCTAGAACAAACCCGAACAGCCGGGCTCACACAGCTCAAATCCTCTGaagggccagccacagatgcaggcccgaagcgtcgggagagaatgctgctagggcTGCAACCAGACAGCCCGAGAGCCACACagctcaaatcctctgaagatgccagccacagatgcgagtgGCGtcgggagaatgctgctagaactacCCGAccacatacagcccggaaaccacacagctcaaatcctctgaagatgccagccacagatgcaggcgaaacgtcaggagagaatgctgctagaacacggccagacagcccggaaaccacacagctcaaatcctctgaagatgccagccacagatgcaggccagcgtcaggagaatgctgctaagaaccgcggccagacagcccggaaaccacacagctcaaatcctctgaagatgccagccacagatgcgaagcgaagcgtcaggagagaatgctgctagaaccatGACagacagcccgaaaccacacagctcaAATGCCtcacagagatgccagccacccaGATGCGAAGCGAgaagcgtcaggagagagtgctgctagaacatgaccagACAGCCGAGCCACACAGCTCAagtcactctgaagatgccagccacagatgcaggcgaagcgtccggagagagaatgctgctggggAACATGACCGAACAGCCGGAGCCACACAGCTCAAATCCTcaccagagatgccagccacagatgcagaagcggcgtcagggagaatgctgctagaacctgACCAGACGGCCGAACCACACAGCTCAAATCCTCTGGAGATGCAGCCACAGTGCAGgctgaagcgtcaggagagaatgctgctagaactctgACCAGACAGCCGAACCACACACAGCTCAAATCCTCTGaagggccagccacagatgcagtgaagcgtcaggagaatgctgctagaggcTTACAACCAGACAGCCGGAAACCACagctcaaatcctctgaagaggccagccacagatgcaagcgaagcgtcaggagggaatgctgctaggaGTCTGTGTGAACGGCCAGGCTCCACACAGCTCAAATCCCTCTagagataccagccacagatgcaggccccgaagcgtcaggagaatgctgctgaGAACCATGACCCTTACAGCCAGAGCACACagctcaaatcctctgaagataccagccacagatgcagaggcgAAAGCGTCAGGAGAAGATACTGCTAGAACAACCAGACAGCCGGAGCACAGCTCAAATCCTCtgagatgcagccacagatgcagtgaagcgtcaggagagaatgctgctagaacactattgaacagccggaaaccacacaggctcaaaatccctctgaagatgcaagccacagatgcagaagtgagaagcgtcaggagagaatgctagaacAAGCCAGACAGCCCGGAGCACACAGCTCAAATCCTCCACCagagatgcagccacagatgcagagtgAGAACGtccaggagagagtgctgctaagAGTGACTGAACAGCCGGAAACCACAtcgtcctctgaagatgccagccacagatgcaggcgaagcgatccaggagggaatgctgctagaacactgaccagacagcccggaaaccacacggctcgtcactctgaagatgccagccacagatgcaggcgaaacgtcaggagagaatgctgctagaacacggccagacagcccggaaaccacacagctcaaatcctctggagatgccagccacagatgcaggcgaaacgtcaggagagaatgctgctagaacacggccagacagcccggaaaccacacagctcaaatcctctgaagaggccagccacagatgcaggcgaaacgtcaggagagaatgctgctagaacacggccagacagcccggaaaccacacagcgccccagtgatcccggccgtgagagccttcgacaatacaaaatcccTTTAGCTGATTGTTTTTGCCCAAGTGGGGATGGCAGCGTTGAAACTGTAGAGCAGGCGTCGATGGAGAGTGCCTTTTATACGCAGATCTGTGGTGCCTTGATATCACTATTACTTATGAAACATGCACGATGAAGCAAGCAGTTCTATTTGGCACTCTTACTTTCTGATAAAAAGGCTGATGTAACACACAAGCTGGCTAAATTTGGAACGGCAGCTTCCGAGATAGGACAAAGGATTCTGGCTAAGACTGCAGGATTGATTTAACTGTATGATAGGAATTAATTAAGCTGTTTCTTTTGGTTGTAATGCTCCTTCATATAtagtttggaatgtgctgccacaggaggtggtgatggccactaacctggatcgctttcagaggggcttggacagatttatggaggagaagtcgatcgatggctaccaatcttgatcctctttgatctcagattgcagatgccttaggagaccaggtgctcgggagcaacagccgcagaaggccattgctttcacatcctgcctgtgagctcccgaaggcacctggtgggccactgcgagtagcagagagctggactagatggactctgggctgatccagcaggctctttcttatgttcttaaggcccttgctttcacatcctgctcgtgagctcccaaagaggcACTGGCAGGCTCAcgaggtagcagagagctggactagatggactctggagaaACGATCAAGCaggcttatgttcttaaagaccacattgctttcacatcctgcctgtgagctcccgaaggcacctggtgggccactgcgagtagcagagagctggactagatggactctgggctgatccagcaggctctttcttatgttcttaaggcccttgctttcacatcctgctcgtgagctcccaaaggcacctggtgggccactcttgagtagcagagagctggactagatggactttctGGGCtgatcagcaggctctttcttatgttcttaaggccattgctttcacatcctgcctgtgagctcccgagaaggcaccctggtgggccactgcgagtagcagagagctggactagatggactctgggctgatccagcaggctctttcttatgttcttaaggcccttgctttcacatcctgctcgtgagctcccaaaggcacctggtgggccactgcgagtagcagagagctggactagatggactctggaggCTGATCCAGCCGAGGAGCTCTTTCTTCATGTTCttaaaggcccttgctttcacatcctgctgcGTGcccaggctcccaaaggcacctggtgggccactgcgagtagcagagagctggactagatggactctggtctgatccagctggcttgttcttatgttcttaaggcccttgctttcacatcctgctcgtgagctcccaaaggcacctggtgggccactgcgagtagcagagagctggactagatggactctgggctgatccagcaggctctttcttatgttcttaaggccattgctttcacatcctgctggtAAGGctccaaaggcaccctggtgggcccaGCCCTCACGAGTActtgagagctggactagatggactctggtctgatccagctggcttgttcttatgttcttaaggcctgcttttcacatcctgctttcattgagctcccaaaggcaccctggtgggccactgcagtggcagaggctggactagatggatctggGCTGatccaggctctttcttatgtgttctgcaggccattgctttccacatcctGCTGCATTGttaggctcccaaaggcacctggtgggccactgcgagcagcagagtgctggactagatggactctggtctgatccagctggcttgttcttatgttcttatagttctTTTATTACATGCTGGTCTCTGGCAGTAAATAGCCTGACGGACTGGCTGACAGTGTTGAGTACAGATCTGGATGGAAGGCTGCAATTTTTCAACTGTGCCAGGTTGACGGACTTGTCAGGGCCAGTGGCAGAAATGCCTCTCAGGAGCAAAGCGGTTGGTTGTGTCAGCAAACCAAGAAAGCACACGACAACAGATGTCTCTTCCAGAAGAAgggcttttttaaattttgcgaTTCTCTCTGACAAAGAGCTTCGCCAGCCACGGAGTGTCACAAGTCCACGCAGTATGCTGCGCTATGTCCAACTGTATATACAAATGTACACCTGTTCTTATCAGCTTGTCAATGCACATGGAGCTGAGTCCGCCTTTTTCAAGGCTGTACAAACTGTCAAATAGATCTTGCCCTGTACAAACCGTCAAATAGATCTACCATGATGCTAGTGCCTTGTTGTGGATCAGGGAATGGATCCTATTAGAAGAAGAACAAATTCTTAACTTATATTCCCCCACAATATGACGACAGCAAGACTGACCTCCAGTGTGGTCATAACTTtgttcctgggggaggggggttgagagGGGGTCTGGAAAAGGGGACTCCCCCCCCTGTATTCCTGCATGTGTCCCATTAGCCACTAATATATGATACAAACCTTGCAACTTAAGAACTATATCACTGATTTTTCTCGACTCCCCCTAGAATACCACGATATGCAGAACTGCGAGTGATTTCAGGAGGAGAGATTTTGGACACGTCGGCTCAGAGGTAAAAGGGGTTCTGGCTCTTGTTGGGTCTGCATAAATCTTTTGTGGAATCCTGGCTGTTGTTATGTGATCAAGTGATGGAGAAATCAAACGAACACGCGgattaaaaaaacctctgcagCACCTTAAAAGAttctcaggtgttttttttaattccagtgTTAGTTTTCCTTGGACTACAGCCCACTTCCTCTGATGCAAGCGTTGGCTGTTCGGTGGGCAGGCTGTCTGAATGCTAGAtttggatctgggaaacccagggtcaaatcctcattctgccgtGAAATACACTGCATAATTTTAGGACAGTCACTCCGAAGGGTGTTAAAGGTGATACATTCAAAGAGATTCTTAAAAAGATGCACAATGGCAAAATAAGATATGCAGGAATGCTGAGTTACGTTTGTATAAAAATATACTTTACTAGATTAAaagggaagggttacatggagataaaacaatagCAGGCTACTCTGCTCTGCTGCATATTTACCTCAGAAGACTATATCCTTACAGCTAATTTGCTAACTAGCCTCCTGTTCTATACacacactaagaagaagaagagtttggatttatatcccccctttctctcctgtaggagactcaaaggggtttacaatctctttgcccttctcccctcacaacaaacaccctgtgaggtgggtggggctgagagagctccaagaagctgtgactagcccaaggtcacccagctggcatgtgttggagtgcacaggctaatctgaattccccagataagcctccacagctcaggcggcagagtggggaatcaaacccggttcctccagattagatacacgagctcttaacctcctacgccactgctgctcctacacaaaGAAATTAGAGTTGACTTTATTACCTCCGACTATGTGACCACTTGCATGTCTTAACTAACTAACTGCAAGTCTGAcaaactgaccaatagctaaccAGTAgggcaggtcataaaacagtgatctacagaacagttaaccctttagtagctggattgtgacagacacttgcaaataccaacacacTCTCTGTCAGCATATGCAgccttgcagggttgctgtgcGGATTACAAGAGGAGAAGAAACACTATGTGCCTTATCTCCTTAGAAAAAGAACTGGATAAA
Proteins encoded in this region:
- the HASPIN gene encoding serine/threonine-protein kinase haspin is translated as MERRRPRLLRTYAGQRGLGRKAGGGQAGLRRVCPAPPWISPLVDPRHFFSSSSASSLDEVRSPPRRRAQQGAKENRAPAKRRGGRACRLPSTPLCKNVTRRPRRAGLRLRPPLGCSTPQRPLEVVEGSSASSSCLCCSPSSPPDVLRENRGTPGHGLPNLSLVTMDSDAHMQATAGSLELFSHGDAGSLLHEPPYLSPQVRAAAMPTSEADRPPSSCLPFRSQFALPSGGLCDSAAPPLRDWGGLAVPSNNAVSPPSGRLRDVDGDHSPKLPVTPKTHTPPQRSLQGAFQLQVHVCDGKVALSLPKGTEPLEHKRQRMSVQVDATPYKRADEINGVLSDDGSDFSLPENSPRLQPVVILDNRVVPNWLAAKSSGKQAVGRSQEKDCALESESPCAIPGLSDPSNQVIPTCGGGTTGKKACISGFSSRRWGQRGKPGQGRRKKNTGWKKQADIPLLQDRPKWNETEDDLVPSSFLDGSPVTNCTLWRRIRASLSLHKKKKILSEAESLNSSKLSTSSARSLPAGPPNTPFTRKLGYSICPSSSMVLLSSMNSSSVAEVMLTDAEKVYGECQQEAPVSFEECIPQDRMRKCEKIGEGVFGEVFKTDGEKGAVALKIIPIEGSAKVNGEAQKTFSEILPEIIISKELSLLAEEEENQTAGFISLHSAHCVRGAYPERLLKAWDDYDRRRQSENDRPDFFGDQQLFMVLEFEFGGTDLENMRNRQLNSVLVAKSILHQVTASLAVAEEALQFEHRDLHWGNVLIKRTTLRELSFKLKGESRTLPTHGVLVNIIDYTFSRLEKDGLTVYCDLSADEEVFQGRGDYQFDIYRQMREENLNGWADYFPHSNILWLHYLTDKLLKEVSYRKKPTSSSMRQVQKQLELFSKGVLSFCSATELLNSSTFFR